Part of the Scylla paramamosain isolate STU-SP2022 chromosome 15, ASM3559412v1, whole genome shotgun sequence genome, CATCAGATTTTTGGAAAGACCAGTTATGAAGATTGCAAGGGAACAGATAAGTCAGACACAGGACGAAGGCTGCAACCAACCGTTCATCGCGTACTTGTCGAAAGCGATGAATTTTACGtaagttttttctttgtttcgaTATATTTGCTTATTCCTAGAAtctgtactaaaccctaaatcCCTGTCGTATATTCATGTCCAGTTAATTCAAGCTTTcagcttttatatatatatatatatatatatatatatatatatatatatatatatatatatatatatatatatatatatatatatatatatatatatatatatatatatatatatatatatatatatatatatatatataattttctgagATATCACTTTGAGAGCTTTTTTAATTCGTTTTCTCAAATCACATCACTAAAGACCAGTAAACTACCTGGAAGGCGATTGATGAGCGAAGCTGTCATTAATAAAAGAGTGGAAACACCTCCCTGCACATTGGGCACTTGTCTAATATTCAAGTAACTCTAGCTAAAAGCTTTGCGAGAGCCGAATGGTTATGCTATATACCGTTGATAGGAAATTTCATATTGTGTTCAGCAGTATGTATTCACTCttgttgagaaaaaaaacaaaagttggTGAAAATTGTATAAAACTGACGTTGGTTTTATAAAATTCCATTTTCGacgctcttttatttttttttgcaagttaAACATTGACTTCATCCAATATAAGAGATAAAAActatatcattaaaaaaaaaaaaaaagttgtgctATCATATGGTGCAAATTTCGTTACGATCGGGCTCGTAGTTCAGAAGATATTAGCGTTTGAATATACAGATTTACGGTCGGGCAGGGACGGGTAGCTCAAAATGAAACAACCTCCAAGGAAAATTTGCCTTCGCTCTTAATGAATGTGTAGTCTTTATTTTGCGATGATAGTGGGTTAGAATACTATTGATGTATGGGGGAAAGGCTTGcgaaatctagaaaaaaaaaaaaatgtggtagtGTGTGGAGTAATGCGAGTTTCGTGCTCGAGAAGGCTTGTCTGGTGATGTGCTTCGTCTCCTTGGTTGCTTAATGTTTATATTGATAGTATTACAAGATAGATCAATGCAAGAATGTTAAGTAGAAGTTTGAGCCTTGTAAATATTGTTAGTAGAAAAATGTTGTCCGATTCAGTGCTGTTTATAGATAATGTTTACACTGGTGGCTGACTCAGAGAAGTTGTGGCGATAATGAGTTTTGAATATGTAAAATAGAGCGAATGACATATAAAGTGAAGTTAATAAGGATGAATCATGACAGAGGAATGAATGTAATTTTGGATGTTAAGTTGCTTGATGTAATGCATTGTTTTATGAATGAAAGTCACAGATTGCCTTGGGTGGAGGATTACTTAATTCTCTCTAAACTCAGAGTGgatgaagcatttttttttctaacagaAAAGCATGGCCTAAACTTAAAGCACGTCGGTGTTGTTCATGATTAGGATAAAGGTACATTTAATCGGGTAGGGTATGACGAAACAAGGGCAGCGAGGATGGGTAGGGGAGGGAAAGCAACAACGTGCGCAGCTCTGACGTAATCAGACTTACGGATGGCAAAGATCATAAGTCAGACCAACTGCCGTGCCACCGTGGAGGAAACAGAGGGGGGTGAATGCTCGTAAGATCTCTATTGGCGGTGACATACCATGTGACCAAGCGAAAACTCCGTGCCCCAGCGTCATGAAGTGAAGACACATGAAGGGCAGCGCGATTCACTTTGTTCATAAAGTGAGGTTTCGGGGAAGGAAAAGGTTACCGCTGGTTTTGTACTAGCATTGCAAGGCCAAGCACCCAGCGAAAGGAGACATGCGTTTTGAGGCGTCTTCTATTTACAACACTGATTAGATCTAGATCATTGATCTGGATCTGGATCAGATCTGGAATCACTCGGGGTAAAAAGAACACCAGCGGCCATTACTGAtcaacacaataacaacacaagcatGTCGCTACCCAGCTGTCACGAGCGGCAGACTGCTGATGCTCGCCACTGTGCTCTAAGAAAGTGTCAACGAGGACTGCAGCTGACTGTGTATTTCCTGTGGAAGTTGGGCCGAGACCATCAATGAGTCCCAGCCACATGCCTACCCTGGCAGCACGAGACTGGGTTCCGTGCCTGGCCATGAACGTTTTATAATGAAGTTTCACACAAAGCTTTCTTCACACACAGCATGTTGAAAGTACTCGCTGTGATGAAGTACAGAAtggtaaaatgagaaaatattcgGACGTAAGGTAAGGCTAGTCTGGCCCGCGTGCTGGTACTATTGACACCATTATTGAGGCACCTCCAAAGTAGAGATGTATTATTTTCGATTGAACAAGTATTATCTTCTTTTGTCTCATCCTGTAGTCCTTGGCAGAGGCGGTAATGACCAGGTATTTATAATCAGAAGCCATTAAACTAAGACTTGTAATATCTTTCTTGTTTCTGgcatctgtcaccaccactattcacTATCCGTATCCACAGAAGCATTCTGCAACGATTCATTACCATATTAGCCGTTTTCTTGCTGTGTATTCCCTTAAATAAATCCCCAGTAGGGGCTGCTCAGTCCCTACTGGTACAAGATGTCTATTGTCTAAGAAAGAGTGTTTGTGCGTTACGAATATGAATGAAGAGCAGTTGGAAAAGCAGGTATAGGGTTCCGGCCTCGGAGAGCCTCGATACTAGGTTCTGCCGTATCTGGTTCGGTTAGATGCGTGTAAAGGTGAGTCTGTTATAAAGCAGGAGGGATAAAACCAGGCAAGCCGTCGGAGACTACCGGATATGCTGCGCGTAGGAGGGACGGTCAGGATCGGTGTTTTACTACCCAGCTGTCACCATAGGTAAACTTGATACTCGTCGTTGTGCTCAAAAGGTTCCATACACACGAGCATACAATGTCTGGCAGACTTCGTTCGTGACCATACAAAATCTGCAGACACAGCTGCAATGTTGTCCACACGGTGGTGTCTGGCCAATGTAATTCTGGCTGCAGCTAAGCGAAGGTTATCTGACAACCTACTGTAGTGTTTGACAGCGGTACGATAACTTCAGCATGGtacgacaaaaaaaagataggaagcgTGCAGCGTCATGTTACATAGTAATAACCATGTGCATGAAAAATATCAGAACAAAAACCGATAGAAAACAGCGGTGCAACGAGTGGTTAATGAAAAGGAGAGTTAGGAAGCATGTGACCATACTCTGGGAAATATAAGTAATTTTTGCTGTTAACACTTCGTCCGTGGgtgtattatttatatattgcaGGTTCATCAGTAGGCCTATCTGTTAAACagcaatatgttttttttttttatatagatacTGTTTTGCTCTCATATAAATATTTCTAATGGTATTCTAGCAGAAACCTTGGTTTGTATCATTTGTCTGGCAGCAGAATCACTCCAGAGATCACAAGCAGTGGTCTTTGGAGCAAATACACCGCAGACACATAGTAAATATATTTCTCTGGACTGATAGATAAATCTAAACCACAGCATCACCTTAAGTTTAGGTTCTTTATTACGTAAATACTAATATTCTCTTGCTTATGTTGTTACTTATCACAGATGTAACATGGTATATGCAGCAGGGAATGTATACGGTACCAGGAACGTTGATGGAACCTGGTCTGGCATGATTGGCATGTTAATTAGAGAAGTAAGTGatatgtttattattatgtagctgtaatgagagagagagagagagagagagagagagagagagagagagagagagagagagagagagagagagagagagagagagagagagagagagagagacttcttggTTCTTAATCACTTTTCAGTTTGCGcttgataattttattatttttttttgctatttatttatttatttattcactcctttatttttcatgcagGAGGCAGACATCTCTGCAGCATCCTTCGCTTACACTCCCCTCCGAGGCCAAGTGGTGGACTACAGTATTCCCTTCTTGGTGCAGTACTCAACCATCGTCGGTAAACTAGGACAGCCAGAATTAGATCCCTGGAGTTTTCATCTGCCGCTGGACGCTTATGTGTGGTTGAGCATCTTAATAACCCTCCTACTTGTTCCTGTTGTCATGTTTCTATTGTCTTGGAGTTCCTCTTCACTCTCGACTCGGCGTCGTTCCAGCTGGAGTAGGGACGTCTTCCAACTACTTCGTGTTTTGTTACAGCAAGGTGGTATAATTTAACAAGAATGTACAGACCATCTACCGTCAGGTATCTAGtgatttttctttgatatattgATTAAATTTCGATTcattgtttcatctctctctctctctctctctctctctctctctctctctctctctctctctctctctctctctctctctctctctctctctctcatgtaagtAAATCAAGTTATGTACAGCCACAGCTCTACATAACTAGtagtgaaaagatgaaaaaaattccCTTTTCAGACATATCAACATCCCATGACTCATGGCGGCGACGCGGAGTTATGGCCACCTGGCTGCTGGTAGCATTAGTGCTAGTTAGGAGCTACGCCAGCAACCTTATGTCAGTGATGGCGGTACGTTATGTCCAACAGCCATACCAGAGCTTAAGGAATGTACTTGACGATCCTAGTGTCACTATGATCTGGCAAACCAACTCCAGCAGAGTGGAGTACTATCGTGTAAGTAACATTTGACTTATATATAAACTATTGTTCTCTAGTTTTTTTAAACAAACATTCTTGCTCAATTTGATTTCCTCTGaattccctgaaaaaaaaaaaaacttatatacgaacacacacacacacacacacacacacacacacacacacacacacacacacacacttcctagtCAGCAAGGTCCGGGATATTCCGGGAAGTGGCCGAAAGGGAGAAGGCTGGCGGCATCAAGTTACAATTGCTCCACGAATTCTGGAGAAGCATGGACACCTTGCTTCAGAGAGGAGATCACGTTCTTGTTGCAGTGGAGATCATATCACGCATGTTGATCAGCCGTGACTTTACAAAAAGAggtacttttttctctcttgaaaTTTAATGATATTATAATATAAATTGAAATTAAAATCTTGTTTATCAAGCAAAATATCATAATAatgaacataaataaatgaaataaacattttcaaaataatgactttttttttgtagggcaATGTGATTTTTATACTGCAAAAGAACGCATTCTGCCAGTTTTCCTATCTGTGGCGGGGCAAAAGGGAAGCCCCATTGTACCTCAACTCAacagaaggtgtgtgtgtgtgtgtgtgtgtgtgtgtgtgtgtgtgtgtgttgtgtttgtgtgtgtgtgtgtgtgtgtgtgtgtgtgtgtgtgtgtgtgtgtgtgtgtgtgtgtgtgtgtgtgtgtgtgtgtgtgtgtgtgtgtgtgtgtgtgtgtgttgtgtttgtgtgtgtgtgtgtgtgtgtgtgtgtgtgtgtgtgtgtgtgtatgggtgggtgtgtgtgtgtattttcgaCTGAAaggtttttgttcttattcccAGTTTTAAAGTCTTGTTGCTACAGCTTTGAAGTCATCAGGAAAAGCAACTGAAGattattttatgtattcatatgtttttataatgatgatgatgatgataataataataataataataataataataataataataataataataataataataataataataataataataataataataataacaataataataataataattattattattattattattatcattattattattattattattattattattattattattattattattattattactattatcattattattattgttttattgtccCACAGAATTATGGCAATCCAGGAAGCATGGTTGTATGATTTATGGGTTgagaataatataaataattctACTGCCTGTGCTCAGACGCCGTCGCGGATCACTAACAGCTCCTCCCTGTCACTACAACATCTGTGGGTACGTATTGAAAACCTGCGCCAACCAGCCTCCATTTTTACCTCAGCCACAGCGGTATAAAGCATTACATTTATGCTTACCTAGATAAAGCTGGTCGTGCATGAGCGAAAAGATTCATAGAAAACCCTGCAATTAACAGCTAAACTGATGTACAATGCTGGTCCCCTTTCCACTGTGGTTCtaaatgttattttattgtttttatgcaacaaataaacaaacttacTGAAGTGAAACATCTTATCTTGTGTATGAGCCTTGACCGCTGAGGACGTTGGTATCATCATATTTACACCATCAAGTGTAAATATGATAAGGAACCATCTggttcacagttttttttttaccaatctAATCAAGTCATTCACGTATAAGATAAACTGTAAGCATGATGTCGGTGACTCTTGTCTGACCTCTATACATGTTGCAATCACTGCTACATGTAGCAGGCTATAGATGTACGTTGTTGGTGCATTAGTCTCTGCTTAGCGTTATCAACCTCCCAGTATGAATGTTGGAATGCAATCTAATTTAGATAACACATTTAAATCGGGACAAAGACTCACACATTCTGGTATCTGATAATCGGTATGTTATTAATGCTTAAGAATAAGATTAACTCCCAAATTCTTGCAGGGCATGATGGCAGTGTTAGCAGGCAGCCATATTATGGGATTACTCCTTCTCATCTGGGAGATGCGATCCTCACCTATCAAAACCTCttaaatctataaaaaaaaaaaaaaggaaaaataaataaataaatgaaatgaaataaatttcTCTCCGATTTGAAAACTCTATTACCTTCTTATGAAGTGAAGAATATATCACCAGCTCAAGGAATTTGCAGATTCATAAGACCTGCAACCTATTTTTGACAAAGATTAAAGGTACggaagtgtgtatatatatatatatatatatatatatatatatatatatatatatatatatatatatatatatatatatatatatatatatatatatatatatatatatatatatatacacacacacacacacacacacacacacacacacacacaaaatcataTTTACATGTACAACATACGACACGCCTCAAATAAAAGCCCACACATAGACTTGAACACGGCTTTAAAACTATGAAATACAAACCTTCAAGAATGTCTGATGTAAGGTGACAGACGGGCAGCCAGTGTGCCGTGGTGGTCCACGTCCATCACCACAGGCTTAGCAGAGGTCCGAGCATCGTCAACGCCATGGAGAGAAACTGCTGCTGCCCGGCTGGATTCCTTCAGTGATTCGGACCTGGATCACGATTTCGAACCAGCTCATACAAGCATTATTACCAGTATACATGACAGACACTGCTTGGAATCGAATCTTGCGTCAAAACACGTTTCCTTTGTCGTTGTAAATGAGTGTTGTACTGATGACAATGGTGGAGTGAAAGATAGATGaattgatttgatttgatttgatcaATATCCATGCTTATGGGTAGTAACCAATATTCTGTgacagcgcacacacacacacacatacacacactctgaTGCCCATAACATGGTAACATTCTCCAGTACATAAAACATAAGCCAGAAACAGATGTATGGAATGATGTTGATAtataactaaaagaaaaaaaattacatcttAGTACTTCACCTTATCCTGCCCACCACTGCTCTTATGGGAAGGCTGTCGTGGTATAATGACCTCTTATTGCGAATTACTCTGCCTATTCGCTGTACTACTTAAAGAAATTCTGCATCATTAGTTAAATGTTATACAGGTGTTTCTGCCATCCACATGTGATAGGTGTTATTGAAATAACTAACATTATCTGTCAGCAACCATACAAACTGATTCCCATTGTAAGCATaatttaaatatttcctttcgTAATGTTAAGATTGCGAACTGTGACTAGCTAGATTAAAACGTTTAAATATTTTCGTTCTGTCTTTGCCATCGCAGCTGCTTTGAGGTTCAGTTAATAATTCTGAGATGAGAAACAGCATCTGGTGGCTTCAGGCGGGCGGGCAAGTCCTGGGGCGACCAATTTTGGAGCTGATCCACGGCAGGTAGTCTGACGGGAAGGATGCTTGTTACTCGATCTTAACACGGAAAAAGATATACACAAATTTATTTcgtaaatgcacacacacacacacacacacacacacacacacacacacacacacaaaactgaaATGGTGAGCTGCGTGTGACACAGACGGGACATACTTTCAACCCTTGTGTAGACGCCGGACACACCTGGCTGGGCACACACCGTGGGGCCGAAGGAGACAATACCAATAATTTCCCAGTGGCCATCCACTTCTGCCATAAGCGGCCCACCGCTGTCATCCTGTGTATTATAGAAAAAGGTTGCTGACGGCCACGTGTACGAGTTACGACAATTAGAATCTATTTTCCTAGATAAAATGAAGACTGACgcataaagaagagaagaaaacaacaacaacagccggTGACTAACTGGCAAACGGGTCTCATCAGACATCTCATGCTGACTACTAGAAAGTCTGTTGACGGAGATCGCGATTCATTGAACTTGATTCACTGTTGACTGAACATGGGAGCGTGACTCACGAAGCAGGAGTCCTTGTTGGTGTCCGCGGCGCAAATCATGTTCTCGGTGATAGCGCCCTCCTCGTACTGCTGGCGGCACTCCTCCAGAGCCACTGGCAGCAGCTCCACCATCTGCAACACGTCGGCCTGCTCTCCTGCCGAGCTGGTGAACCCCCATCTgccagcgacacacacacacacacacacacacacacacacacattattattattatcattattattattattattattattattattattattattattattattattattattattattattattattattattattattattaatattattattattattattattattattattattattattattattattattattattattattattactattatcgtcACCTCAATTCATTACTGTTAGGTACAATCATAAGCAGCCACACTCTTCTCTGTGTTACACTACGTAACAAAATTGCACTTCTGTCTTGTCCTTGGCTCCAagccataattttccagttatttccatctaaacataaaaagaaaaagtttttttttttctatcctaaaactttgcttttcaagttagaacaatgaatttacattttaccttacttcattatagtatgggttactattggttttcatgtcaggtagcaaaaatttgcaaaatctcaaatgtttatctatttgcttttgaaatgttgcaaataagttaaaacaatgaaagaaaaatataaaatcttCTAAAGATTTtatattttaataagatcattcttgaactgaccggatctagcaagaaatttcccatatttagaagaattttgcttacatttcagaaatctcaaatcttccagagtGCTCtcccagacacttttagaagtttctagaacattttagaacattctattcaatgtaaacatttcccgAATATTctagaattttctagaatacaatagaaatatgtagaagtatcaagaattttctagaatctacaagatttttctagaatgattcagaatattctaaaataggttcaagaatattctagaaagattgagaacattctgaagtacattctagaaagactaagaatattctagagtattgtttgacaatataaaaattaggggcttgcagaccaccaatcagttctgctttggctgcctgagaagacacatcacaaaaagtgaaatggcatcaagaggctgcaatcattctctagatgcattctgctacatatgtggtcaattcatcaagacaagagcaaagaagttctctatgacagcatctggaaaaattgTAAAATTTAGCTATTTGGGGgcaaaaaaaacattctaaaagccacaaaagcaaagtttgacagggataatggacattttctattgttttgcaattaaaagagttggaaaataatacttgcttgtaaaagacaaaaatcgtgatACATAACGTTATTAATCACGCGCATTATACTTATCATTCC contains:
- the LOC135107437 gene encoding glutamate receptor 2-like isoform X1, whose amino-acid sequence is MQEADISAASFAYTPLRGQVVDYSIPFLVQYSTIVGKLGQPELDPWSFHLPLDAYVWLSILITLLLVPVVMFLLSWSSSSLSTRRRSSWSRDVFQLLRVLLQQDISTSHDSWRRRGVMATWLLVALVLVRSYASNLMSVMAVRYVQQPYQSLRNVLDDPSVTMIWQTNSSRVEYYRSARSGIFREVAEREKAGGIKLQLLHEFWRSMDTLLQRGDHVLVAVEIISRMLISRDFTKRGQCDFYTAKERILPVFLSVAGQKGSPIVPQLNRRCVCVCVCVCVCVCVVFVCVCVCVCVCVCVCVCVCVCVCVCVCVCVCVCVLCLCVCVCVCVCVCVCVWVGVCVYFRLKGFCSYSQF
- the LOC135107437 gene encoding glutamate receptor 2-like isoform X2, translating into MQEADISAASFAYTPLRGQVVDYSIPFLVQYSTIVGKLGQPELDPWSFHLPLDAYVWLSILITLLLVPVVMFLLSWSSSSLSTRRRSSWSRDVFQLLRVLLQQDISTSHDSWRRRGVMATWLLVALVLVRSYASNLMSVMAVRYVQQPYQSLRNVLDDPSVTMIWQTNSSRVEYYRSARSGIFREVAEREKAGGIKLQLLHEFWRSMDTLLQRGDHVLVAVEIISRMLISRDFTKRGQCDFYTAKERILPVFLSVAGQKGSPIVPQLNRRIMAIQEAWLYDLWVENNINNSTACAQTPSRITNSSSLSLQHLWVRIENLRQPASIFTSATAV